The sequence below is a genomic window from Polaribacter vadi.
ATACCTCCAAAAGTCTTTTTTAAATTTTCTGGATTTCTAATCATACTCCAAAAAGATAGAGCAATTGTTACAATAACTGCAATTATAAATAACCAAAAAGAAAAGGAAATTAATGGACTCACTACAGTATTCTGTAAATTATCTACATTATCAACAATCTCTTGAGAATCTTCCATAAAAATTCTTATGAAAAGAATCCCGCCAATAAGAGCTATTGCAGCAATTAAAATATTTAAAATTTTATTACTTTTCATATTGAATATTATTTTTTATACTTAACTAATAAATCTATCAATGAGATAGAAGCATCTTCCATACTATTTACAATACTATCGATTTTTGCAACGATATAATTATAAAAAATTTGAAGAATAATTGCAACGATTAAACCGAATACAGTTGTTAATAAGGCTACTTTAATACCACCTGCAACTACTGCTGGAGAAATATCGTTTGCAACAGCAATATCATTAAATGCTCCAATCATACCAATTACAGTACCCATGAAACCAAGCATTGGTGCTAATGCAATAAATAAAGAAATCCAAGAAACATTTTTCTCTAATTGTCCCATTTGAACTCCTCCATAAGAAACAACAGCTTTTTCTGCTTCTTCAACACCTTCATCAACTCTATCTAAACCTTGATAAAAAATTGAAGCAACTGGCCCTTTTGTATTTCTACAAACTTCTTTTGCAGCTTCTACTCCTCCTGAACTTAAAGCGTCATCTACATTAGCTAATAATTTTTTTGTATTTGTTGTTGCCATGTTTAAATAAATAATTCTTTCAATGGCAATAGCTAATCCTAAGATTAAAGCTACTAATACAATCCCCATAAATTCTGGGCCACCATCAATAAAGTTTTGCTTTAAAATTTGGTGAAACGTTTGTGATTCTTCTGCTGCTCCTTCTTGAGCGAAAGTGGATTGTATAGCTCCAAAAAACATAAATCCTGTTACAGATAAGACATTTACTACTTTTTTCATCTTTGTTATAAATTAATTTTAATAGTTAACGGGTTAAAGATATAAATTTTCGTCTCAAAAAAAGAAAAAATAGTAATTTTTGTGATTTTTTATAAAAACCCTTTCTTTTATTTTTAAGAGAGTGCCAAGTAACAAAAAATGTTATGCATAAAAAAATATTTTTGTGCTAATTCTTTCTTTTTATCACTTTTTTTATAAAATTTTAGTGTTTGATTGCTTTCTATCTAAAGTTACGAACTAAAAACGTCTGAAATTTCGCCTCTTAAAGATTTTTCAAAATAATAGGTAAACTCTTTTAAAGATAAATTTTCATTTAATAAATACATTAATTTTGCAACAGCAGATTCTGTGGTAATATCGTTTCCACTAATTACACCTATTTCTTTTAAGCCTACACTTGTTTCATAATGGCCTTGAGATACAGCACCTCCTTTACATTGTGTAACATTTACAATTCTAATATTGTTTAAAATTGCTGACTTTAACAACTCTAAAAACCATGTTGTATTAGGTGCATTACCAGCACCATAAGTCTCTAAAACAATACCTTTTAAGTTTTTAATATTCAAAATACTTTCTACGACTTCTTTAGTAATTCCTGGAAATAATTTTAAAATAGCAATATCATTCACTAACTTTTTTCTAATTACAAGTGGCTTTTCATCATTTTTTTGATGATACATATAATGTTTATTAAAATTAAGATGTACGCCACTTTCTGCTAATGGTGGATAATTCATAGACGTAAAAGCCTCAAATTGTTCTGCATTTATTTTTGTAGTTCTGTTTGCTCTGTATAATTTATATTCAAAGTATAAGCAAACTTCAGAAACAATAGGTTTATCCTTTTTTCTTGAACAAGCAATTTCGATGGATGTAATTAAATTCTCTTTTGCATCTGTTCTTAAATCTCCAATTGGCAGCTGAGAACCTGTAAAAATGATTGGCTTCTGTAAGTTTTCAAACATAAAACTAATTGCAGAGGCTGTATAAGACATCGTATCTGATCCTGTTAAAACCACAAATCCATCAAATTTCTCGTAATTAGTTTCTATAGTTTCTGCAATTTCTACATAAAAAGAGGTATTCATGTTTGATGAATCTATTGGCTCATTAAAAGAAATGGTTTTGATTGTACAATTTAATTGTTCTAATTCAGGAATGTTTTTGGTTATTTGATTAAAGTCGAAAGCTTTTAAAGCATTTGTCTTATAATCTTTAATCATTCCTATGGTACCTCCTGTATACACAATTAAAATGTTAGGTTTTCTTGACATTATGGCATTTATTCTTAAAAAATTATTAAATATTTACTATTAATATATGCCAATAACCACTTTTTAATAACAAAAAATAAATTGGAATACTTTATGTTGTAAATTTATCAAACAAATATGATATACAATTTTTAAAAGATAATAAATTATGATAGGATTCTATATATTAATAGGTGCAATTTCATTAATAAGTTGGTTAGTGAGTAATCAATTAAAGAAAAAATTCAAGAAATATTCTCAAGTTCAATTAAGAAATGGCATGAGTGGAGCTGAAATTGCCACAAAAATGTTAGCAGATAATGGTATTTTTGATGTAAAAGTAATTTCGACTCCTGGTAGATTAACAGATCATTACAATCCAAAGGATAAAACTGTAAATTTAAGTGAAGCTGTTTACAACCAAAGAAATGCTGCAGCTGCAGCTGTTGCTGCTCACGAAGTTGGGCATGCTGTACAACATGCAACTGCATATAGTTACTTAACAATGCGTTCTAAATTAGTACCTGTTGTGAGTATTACTTCAAAATTTTCTCAATGGTTAGTTTTTGGGGGAATTATTTTAGGTGTAGCTTCAGATGCTACTGGTGAATATGGAATTGGATTTTACATTGCTGTTGCTGGTTTAGCATTTATGGCAATGGCTACTATTTTTAGCTTTATAACTTTACCTGTAGAATATGATGCAAGTAACAGAGCCCTAGCTTGGTTAAAGAATAAAAACATGGTTTCTCAAGAAGAACTTGCTGGTTCTACAGATGCTTTAAAATGGGCTGCAAGAACATATTTAGTAGCTGCTTTAGGTTCTCTAGCAATGCTTTTATATTGGGGGTTACAAATTTTAGGAGGAAGAGATTAGGCATCGCAGATCCTTTTATTATTTCACTTTTGTGTTATAAATTATACATAAAAAATTTAAACCTGAGTTTAATATAATTAAAGTTTAAATTAATATTCTTACTAAAATGCTTCGAAAAAATCGAAGCATTTTTTTTATGCAGGAAACTTTTTATTGATTTTAAGCGTCTTCAATTTTATAGAAAATAAATTCTAATTCAACCGAAATTTAACCTATTTCGTCAAATTTTGATTTTTCTTCTGTAACAAAATAGGCACTTTTGAAGTGTTATAAAAGAAAAGCAATTCTTTTTAGATTCCTGTTTTAACAGGAATGACACTTTAATAGAAACCTCAACATAAAAAAGTTGAGGAGTAATTTTTAAAAATCAACCAAATGAAACTTTTTACAACCAGTATTTTTATTTTATTCTTAGGAGTTTTAACAACTTTTTCTCAACATTCAATTTCAGGCAAAATTGTTGATGACCAAAATATCTCACTTCCATTTGCAAATATTGTTTTGTATAAAATTGGCGAAGAAGCAAATCCGAAAGGAACTGTTTCTAATGATAAAGGCGAATTTACTTTTGATAAAATAGCATCAGGAAACTACAAAATGCAATTTTCGATGTTGGGTTTTAAAACTCAAAATATTGATGAATTCACTTTAAATGAAAACAAAATATTTAACATCTCTTTAAAAGAAGAAAGCCAAACGTTAAATGAAGTTGTTATAAAAAGCAAAAGACCAATTATAAGACAAACTGCAGAAAAACTAATTGTAGATTTAGAAAATTCAGAAATGATAAACACAAACCTACAAGATGTGATGCGTAAAGTTCCTGGAGTTTTAGTAACTAATAACGGAATTTCAATTGCTGGAAATAGTGGCGTAAGAATTCTTATCAACGGAAAAACAACAGAATATATGGATGTTGATACTCTTTTAAGAGATTTTCCTGCAGATAATATTGCTAAAATTGAAGTTGTAGAACAACCTGGAGCAGAATATGAAGCTTCTGGTTCTGGAGCAATTATCAACATCATTTTAAAGAAAAACGTAAAATTAGGCACACATGGTAGTGCAAATACTTGGGTTGGTGAAGACCAAGGTTTTGAATGGGGTTCTGGGTTTTCAATTGCTAGTTATAAAAACAAATTAAATTGGCAAACAAGTATTGGATATTCTCAGCCTACCTTTAGAGAAGATTTATTTTTAGTAAGAACAGTTGGTAATGAAACTTATGACCAAGTTACCAAAGAACCTTATGACCCTGATAATTTTAGAATTAGTGGAAGCATGGATTATTATTTAAATGATAAAAACTCAATTGGAATTGGTGCAAGTTTAAATACAAGAAACTCCACAAGAATTGCTTCTAGTGAAACCATTATTTCTGATGAAAATTCGGTAAATACTATATTCTCCGAAAACAGTTTTAATAGAGAACGTAAAAATTATAGCATCAATCCTTATTATGAATACAAATCTGAAACGGATCGTTTATTAGTCGATTTTAATTATATAGATTTTGTAAATGACAACACCAATACTTTATATGATGTTGCAGGAAGCACAATTCCTTTTACAGATAGAAAATACATTCAAAATGGTAATTATAATATAAAAACCTACAGTTTAGATTATACAAGAACGTTTTCAGACAATTTAAAAGTTAGTGCAGGATCTCGATTTGCAGATGTAGCTACAGACAACGATTTAGAGTCTTTAATTGATGAAAATGGCAATTTTAATTTAGTTGAAGAGGAAAGTAGTCAGTTTTTAATTGATGAAACCATTTTTGCTTTATATTCCAAAGTAAATGCAAAATTTGGAGATTGGTCTTTTTCTGGAGGTTTACGTTACGAAGATAGTAATACAGATGGCACATCCATTTTTATGAAAGACGGCTCTTTAACTACAGAAATTTTAAAAAGACCAATTCAAAAATTGTTTCCAAGTGCATCTATCAGCAGAAAAATGACCGATGTTTTGGGGGCAAGTTTATCTTATAGTTATAGAATTCGAAGACCTTCTTATAGTAGTTTAAATGCATTTCAAACATTTTTAGATCCTTATTCTGCTGGTGAAGGAAACCCAAATTTAACACCTTCTTACACCAATAATTATCAATTTAATTTAACGTATGAAGGGCAACCATTTTTTACTGTTGGTTATAGTAAAACAGACGATACTATTTTTCAATTGATAAAACAAGACAATGAAACTGCGCAAATTAGGCAACAAGTAGTAAACGTAGAAAATAATG
It includes:
- a CDS encoding asparaginase encodes the protein MSRKPNILIVYTGGTIGMIKDYKTNALKAFDFNQITKNIPELEQLNCTIKTISFNEPIDSSNMNTSFYVEIAETIETNYEKFDGFVVLTGSDTMSYTASAISFMFENLQKPIIFTGSQLPIGDLRTDAKENLITSIEIACSRKKDKPIVSEVCLYFEYKLYRANRTTKINAEQFEAFTSMNYPPLAESGVHLNFNKHYMYHQKNDEKPLVIRKKLVNDIAILKLFPGITKEVVESILNIKNLKGIVLETYGAGNAPNTTWFLELLKSAILNNIRIVNVTQCKGGAVSQGHYETSVGLKEIGVISGNDITTESAVAKLMYLLNENLSLKEFTYYFEKSLRGEISDVFSS
- a CDS encoding outer membrane beta-barrel protein, whose protein sequence is MKLFTTSIFILFLGVLTTFSQHSISGKIVDDQNISLPFANIVLYKIGEEANPKGTVSNDKGEFTFDKIASGNYKMQFSMLGFKTQNIDEFTLNENKIFNISLKEESQTLNEVVIKSKRPIIRQTAEKLIVDLENSEMINTNLQDVMRKVPGVLVTNNGISIAGNSGVRILINGKTTEYMDVDTLLRDFPADNIAKIEVVEQPGAEYEASGSGAIINIILKKNVKLGTHGSANTWVGEDQGFEWGSGFSIASYKNKLNWQTSIGYSQPTFREDLFLVRTVGNETYDQVTKEPYDPDNFRISGSMDYYLNDKNSIGIGASLNTRNSTRIASSETIISDENSVNTIFSENSFNRERKNYSINPYYEYKSETDRLLVDFNYIDFVNDNTNTLYDVAGSTIPFTDRKYIQNGNYNIKTYSLDYTRTFSDNLKVSAGSRFADVATDNDLESLIDENGNFNLVEEESSQFLIDETIFALYSKVNAKFGDWSFSGGLRYEDSNTDGTSIFMKDGSLTTEILKRPIQKLFPSASISRKMTDVLGASLSYSYRIRRPSYSSLNAFQTFLDPYSAGEGNPNLTPSYTNNYQFNLTYEGQPFFTVGYSKTDDTIFQLIKQDNETAQIRQQVVNVENNANWNFRLFAPVNFTDGLEGYTGIIVTNNDYQSSTFNIDLNKWNLIWFLQASYELPWDINLELSGNYGTGALEDQIEVDWFAELDFSFGKNFLDNTLKANLGFNKMLNRGFVGTIDYGNGTASVHSNGSRQNIQLRFTYSFGDKFGKKKSGRNTNRDEENRINDDN
- a CDS encoding MotA/TolQ/ExbB proton channel family protein, translated to MKKVVNVLSVTGFMFFGAIQSTFAQEGAAEESQTFHQILKQNFIDGGPEFMGIVLVALILGLAIAIERIIYLNMATTNTKKLLANVDDALSSGGVEAAKEVCRNTKGPVASIFYQGLDRVDEGVEEAEKAVVSYGGVQMGQLEKNVSWISLFIALAPMLGFMGTVIGMIGAFNDIAVANDISPAVVAGGIKVALLTTVFGLIVAIILQIFYNYIVAKIDSIVNSMEDASISLIDLLVKYKK
- a CDS encoding zinc metallopeptidase translates to MIGFYILIGAISLISWLVSNQLKKKFKKYSQVQLRNGMSGAEIATKMLADNGIFDVKVISTPGRLTDHYNPKDKTVNLSEAVYNQRNAAAAAVAAHEVGHAVQHATAYSYLTMRSKLVPVVSITSKFSQWLVFGGIILGVASDATGEYGIGFYIAVAGLAFMAMATIFSFITLPVEYDASNRALAWLKNKNMVSQEELAGSTDALKWAARTYLVAALGSLAMLLYWGLQILGGRD